The genomic region CCGCCCGCGGTGACGTACGCGTCCACCGCGCCGCTGCCCGGCGACATCGACGAGTACCTCTTCGCCGGCTTCGTCGCGGGCAAGCGGATCGAGATGGTCGACTGCAAGACCGTGCCGCTCCAGGTCCCGGCCAACGCGGAGGTCGTGATCGAGGGCTGGCTGGAGCCGGGCGAGACGCTCCCGGAGGGCCCCTTCGGCGACCACACCGGCTTCTACACCCCGCAGGAGCCGTTCCCCGCGCTGAAGATCGACTGCGTGACGATGCGCAGGCGCCCGCTGCTCCAGTCGATCGTGGTCGGCCGGCCGCCGACCGAGGACGGGCCGCTGGGCCGCGCGACGGAGCGCTTCTTCCTCCCGCTGCTCAAGATCATCGTGCCGGACATCGTGGACTACCACCTGCCCGAGTCGGGCGGCTTCCACAACTGCGCGATCGTCTCGATCGACAAGAAGTACCCCAAGCACGCGCAGAAGGTCATGCACGCCATCTGGGGCGCGCACATGATGTCGCTGACCAAGCTGATCATCGTGGTGGACGCCGACTGCGACGTCCACGACCTGCACGAGGTGTCGTGGCGGGCGCTCGGCAACACGGACTACTCCCGCGACCTGACGGTCGTGGAGGGCCCGGTGGACCACCTGGACCACGCCTCGTACCAGCAGTTCTGGGGCGGCAAGGCGGGCATCGACGCCACCAAGAAGCTCCCCGAGGAGGGCTACACCCGCGACGGCGGCTGGCCCGACATGGTCGAGTCGGACCCGGCGACGGCGGCCCTGGTGGACCGCCGCTGGAAGGAGTACGGACTGTGAGTACCGCAATGGGTGGCCCGGCGCTGTTCATCGGCGGCGACACGACGTTCGTGCTCCTCGTGCGCCCGGAGCTCGATCCGGCGGACCCGGGCGTCCGGGCGGCCGCCGAGCAGGCGGGCGTCTCGCCCGAGGAGTTCGCGGGCCCCGGCGACGTGTGGGCCCTGGTGGTGGACGACACCTTCGAGGCCGATGGCGGCTTCGAGCTGCCCGGCCTGCGCGATGCCGAGGCCGACCACTTCGCGGAGCAGCTGCACACCGCCCTGGGCACCGGGGAGCCGTTCACCGTCGAGGCCGGGCCGGTCCTGCGGCTCGACGCCCGCCCGGCAGCCGGCGAGGCCTATACCTTCACGGCGTACGTCACTCCGCCCGAGCCCGAGGGGGCGCCCACGGTCTCCCTGGAGATCGGCCCCCTGCCCCTGGCCACGCTCCTGGCCGACCTCGAAGACTTCCGCCGGAGCCTGGCGTGACCCCGAGACTGCGGATCGGTGGCGACGAGGTCTGGGTCGCGCTCACCGCTCCCGAGCAGCCGTCCGACGGCTGGCGGGTCACCGCCGACTGGGGCAGTGAGTTCACCGCGGACTTCGAGGCGTACGTGGAGGCCGAGGAGGTCTCCGCCTTCGCCGAGCTCCTGCTGGCCCGCACTGGCGCCGCCGAACCCGAGGCCTTCCGGGCCGAGGTGAGCGAGGGCCGCGGCAACCCACTGAGGCTGGCCGTCATACCGGTGGACGGCGGGGAGGCCCTCGCCTTCGTGGTCCGGCTGACCCCGATGGGGCACGACGAGACCAATCACCTCGACATGGAGATAGGGCCGGTTCCGCTCGACGGGCTGAGGGCCGAACTCGAACAGTTCCGGAAGGACCTCGCATGATGACCACCGCCGACGGAGTGGTCGGGCCCGGCCCTTCGCCCGAGGCCGGCAACAAGGTCAAGGCCTTCCTGCGGCTCGTGATGATCGAGCACTCGGTCTTCGCGCTGCCCTTCGCCTACATCGCCGCGCTCACCGCGATGTTCCAGCTCGACCGGGACGTGCACTGGGGCAGGCTGCTGCTCGTCACGACCTGCATGGTGGGCCTGCGGACCTTCGCGATGGCCGCCAACCGGATCATCGACCGCGAGATCGACTCCCGCAACCCGCGCACCGCGGGCCGCGAGCTGGTCACCGGCGCGGTCTCCGTCCGCTCCGCGTGGACCGGGGCCGGGATCGCGCTCGCCGTCTTCCTCGGCTCGGCGGCGCTCCTGAACCCGCTCTGCCTGGCGCTGGCGCCCGTCGCGGTGGTCCCCATGGTGGTGTACCCGTACGGCAAGCGGTTCACGAACTTCCCGCACGCCATCCTGGGCCTGGCCCAGGCGATCGGCCCGGTCGGGGCCTGGCTGGCGGTCACCGGCGAGTGGTCCTGGGACGCGGTGATCCTGGGGCTCGCGGTGGGCGTGTGGATCGGCGGCTTCGACCTGATCTTCGGCTCCCAGGACGTGGCCGCGGACCGCACGGAGGGCGTCAAGTCCGTCCCGGCCCGCTTCGGCGTCCCGGCCGCCCTCTGGGGGGCCCGCGGCGCGCACGTCGTGACCACGGCCCTGCTGGTCTGGTACGCCCTCGCCACGGACGCGGGCGTCCTGTTCTGGTCGGGCCTGGCGATCGTCGCCTGTGCCTTCTGCTACGAGCACACCATCGTGAAGCCGCACGACCTGTCCCGCCTGAACCGCGCCTTCTTCACGGTCAACGGCTTCATCGGCATCGCCCTCTTCGTGTGCGCCCTGCTCGACCTCGTGGGCCGCGGTCTGACCTTCTAGACCAACTGGCCCCGGGCCGCCGGACGGACCGGGCGGCGGAAGAACAGGGCCGTCAGGACGCCCACCGCGAGGCCGCAGAGGTGGCCCTGCCAGCTGACCGCGGTGTCCGTCGGCAGGACGCCGAGGAGGAACGAGCCGCCCCAGATCGCGGCGATCACCACGCCCACCGCGATGCCGAGGGCCTTGCGCTCGACGAAGCCGCGGACCACGAGGTAGCCGAAGAGGCCGAAGACCAGGCCCGAGGCGCCGGCGGTGTTGGCGTGCGAGGGGGCGATCAGCCAGATGCCGATCCCGTCCCCGAGGATGACGATGGCGCAGACGGCCAGGAAGTGGCGTATGCCGCTGAGCGCGGCGACGAAGCCGAAGATCAGCAGGGCGACGCTGTTGGCCGCCACGTGCGCGAAGCCGAAGTGCAGGAACGGGGCGGTGAGGATGCCGCTGAGTCCATCGACGCTGCGCGCGGTGATCCCGTACGGGTCCAGGGCGTGGCCGGTGGCGAAATCGACGGCCTCGATCAGCCACAGGAGGGCCACCCAGCCGAGCATCAGCTTGGCCGCGGCCTTCGCGCGGCCGGTCTGCGTCCAGGTGTCCTGAGCCGTGCTCACCGTCGTCCCCTTCGTCGTGCGTCCCACCCCCTGGAACGTCCGGCCACCATAGCGAGTGCCCGCCCGTGGTGGCCGGATAGTCTCGGAGGTATGACTGAGCGCAAGCGCACCCCGTGGGTGGTCGGGGTTTCCGGGGCGTCCGGGACGCCGTACGCGGCGGCCGTGCTCCGCGGGCTGCTCGCGGCGGGGGAGAGCGTCGACCTGGTGGTCAGCCGGGCTTCACGCCTCACTCTGCTGGACGAGACCGGGATCGCCTTCCGCGACGCGCACTGGCGCGACGATCTGACGCAGTGGCTGACATACGGCGCCGACGGCAAGCCGGGAACCTTCGCACCGTTCGAAGGCGATGTCCGGTATTGGGGCGCCGGGGACCTGGCGGCCGGTCCGAGCTCGGGCTCGTACCCCGTCAAGGGGATGCTCATCGTCCCCGCGTCCACGGCCTGCGTGGCGGGGGTGGCGCTCGGGCTGTCGAAGGACCTGCTCCAGCGGGTCGCGAGCGTAACGCTCAAGGAGCGGCGCCGGCTGGTGGTCGCGGTGCGGGAGACCCCGCTGAACGGGCAGACGCTGAAGCATCTGGTGGCGCTGGACGAGGCGGGCGCGATCGTGCTGCCCGCCTCTCCGGCGTTCTACGCGGGTGCGACGCACATCCAGGACCTGGTGGACTTCGTCGCGGGGCGGGTGCTGGACGCGGCAGGGGTGCCGCACCGGCTGTACCGCCGTTGGGAGGGGGACCTCGGTGGATCCCGCCCTCAGGGTTAGGCCTTCTTGGTCCGGCCCGGCTTGCGGGCCTTGTCGATGCGGTGGGCGGCGGCGGGCTGGTGGGCACGGGATCGGTTGGCCAGCTCCTGGAGCTGTCGCATGTGTGCGTAGGCCATCTCGATCGTGTACACGGTGAACCACTCCTGAAGATCGTTATTGATCTGCTGAAAGATTTCGCAGGGCGTTTACCCTGCATGCCTTAGATTCTATACCTAAACTTGCAGGATCGCCGAATAATGGAAGGCTCCACGTAATGGACACGGTGGACAGGCAGCTCATCCAGGCACTTCGCGAGAACGGTCGTGCCTCGTACGCGGAGCTGGGCCGTCTCGTGGGCCTCTCCGGCCCCAGCGTCACCGACCGCATCAACCGGCTGGAGACGGCCGGCGTCATCACCGGCTACCGCGCGACGGTGGCCGCGGCCGAGCTCGGCCTCGGCGTCACGGCGCTGATCGGCATCTCGCTCTCCGATGCCGCCGACCACGAGGACGTGGCCCGCCGGCTGCGCGACCTCGCGGAGATCGAGGACTGCTGGTTCATCGCGGGTGACGACTCCTTCATGCTGAAGGTGCGCGCCAGCGACGTGGACGGCCTGGAGAAGATCATCCGCAAGCTGTCCGGCACCAGGGGCGTCTCGCGTACCCGTACCACCATCGTGCTCTCCACCAAGTGGGAGAACCGGGTCGGGGAACTGCCCGAGGAGGGCTGAGAGTACGGTTGGTCGGGTTGCAGGTCAGGTATCTAGAGGAGGCGACCGGCTGATGGACGCTGGGCTCAAGCGCGAGCTGGAGGAGAAGGTCCGCTCCGGCGAGCGGCTGACCCGTGAGGACGGCATCGCCCTCTACGAGTCGGACGACCTGGCCTGGCTCGGTGGCCTCGCCCACGAGGTGCGCACGCGCAAGAACGGCGACGTCGTGCACTTCAACGTCAACCGCCACCTCAACATGACGAACGTGTGCACCGCCTCGTGCGCGTACTGCTCGTTCCAGCGCAAGCCGGGCGAGAAGGACGCGTACACGATGCGCATCGAGGAAGCCGTGCGCCTGGCCAAGGCCATGGAGAACGACAGCCTCACCGAGCTGCACATCGTCAACGGCCTGCACCCGAACCTGCCCTGGCGCTACTACCCGCGCTCGCTCTCCGAGCTGAAGAAGGCGCTGCCGAACGTCTCGCTGAAGGCGTTCACGGCGACCGAGATCCACCACTTCGAGACGATCTCCGGCATGTCGGCCTCCGACATCCTGGACGAGCTGATCGAGGCCGGCCTGGAGTCGCTCACCGGCGGCGGCGCGGAGATCTTCGACTGGGAGGTCCGGCAGCACATCGTCGACCACCGCACCCACTGGGAAGACTGGTCGCGCATCCACCGGCTCGCGCACTCGAAGGGTCTCAAGACCCCCTCGACGATGCTCTACGGGCACATCGAGGAGCCGCGCCACCGCGTGGACCACGTGCTGCGGCTGCGCGAGCTCCAGGACGAGACCGGCGGCTTCCAGGTCTTCATCCCGCTGCGCTACCAGCACGACTTCGTGGACATGCAGGACGGCAAGGTACGCAACAAGCTCCAGGCGCGGACGACGATGGCCACGGGCGCCGAGGCGCTCAAGACCTTCGCCGTCTCGCGGCTGCTGTTCGACAACGTGCCGCACGTCAAGGTCTTCTGGGTGATGCACGGCGTGCAGACCGCCCAGCTCGCGCTGCAGCACGGCGCGGACGACATGGACGGCTCGGTCGTCGAGTACAAGATCACGCACGACGCGGACAACTACGGCACCCCGAACAAGCTGGGTCGTGAGGACCTGCTGGAGCTGATCCGGGAAGCGGGCTTCCGCCCGGTCGAGCGCAACACGCGCTACGAGATCATCCGCGAGTACCCCGGCCCGGACGCGGGGCTGCGCGAGACGCCGCAGGCGATGCGCGTCTGACGCGCTGTGCGCGTCGTGCTCCGGTGATCCCGGAGTCCCGGAAGCCCCGGTCCGCTGTGCGGGCCGGGGCTTCGCCGGGTCCGGGCGCGGGATGCCGCTGCCGCTGCACTGACCCCAGCGGGCCGGAGCCGGGGCCCGGCGTGCTTCACTGGGTGGGAACGTGCCGCCGTACGACCACGACGAGAGAGAAGGGGTCACCGTGTCCCTCAAGCCGAGCGCAACGATCCGCTACACCGCGATGCGTCTGGGCATCTTCGTCGGATGCCTCGTCGTCGTGTCCGGCCTGGTCCGTCTCGGCTGGGTGCCCGCCGGGCTCGGGGACGCGAACGTCGCCTGGATCGTCCTGCTCGCCCTCGTCCTGTCCGCCCCGCTCTCCTTCGTCCTCCTGCGCAAGCAGCGCGACGAGATGTCCGTGCAGATCTCCGGACGCGTCGCGGGTGCGAAGCAGAAGCTCGCCGAGAACCGCAGCCAGGAGGACCTGGCCGACGACGCGGCGCGCGTGAACTCGTAACGCCGCAGTCGGCACAGTTGGGTTCATCACACGCCGAACCGCCCCAGCGCCGGGAACATCACCCGTAGCGCTGGGGCGTTCGGCGTTTTACGTGGGGCGGCGCGGGTCCGGGCGGGAGGACCGCGTGCCCGTGCACCCCTGTCTCAAAGAACGCCTTTGAGATTCTCAAAGGAGAAGTGTTAGCGTGTTCACCATGTCGACCACAGCTGCGCACCCGATGACCGCGAGCATCCTGCTCGTGTCGCGCCTGCACGTCGACCTCTGCCGCCGCGTGTCCGCGGCCTGTTGCTGTTGAGCTGAATCGATACAGCAGCGGTCCTTTCGGTCCCGGCCGGCCCTTCTCCCTCAGGCTGCTGCCGCACCGTGTCACCGCGTCACCACCGCAGAACTTCCCCTGTTTTCGTGCGCCATCTCCGGAGAGTGTCCGTGTCCGCGACCCCTGAAGGCCCTGCCAAGGCCTCGTTCAAATTCCCCTTCTGGGCCCAGATCATCGCCGGTCTGGCCCTGGGCGTCCTCTTCGGATGGATCGCCCGCAGCCAGGACGTCAGCTGGCTCGGCACCACGCTGGAGAAGGTCGGCGACATCTTCATCCAGTTGCTGAAGCTGGCCATCGCCCCCCTCGTCTTCTTCGCCATCCTGGTGTCCATCACCAACCTGCGGAAGGTGAACAACGCCGCGCGGCTCGCCTCCCGCACGCTGCTCTGGTTCATGATCACCTCGCTGATCGCGGTCGGCATCGGCATCGCGATCGGCCTGCTCACCGACCCGGGCGCGGGCACCGGCCTCACCGCCGCCGACGGCAAGGAGCCGAAGAAGGCGGGCTCCTGGATCGACTTCCTGACCGGGATCGTGCCGACGGACATCGTCACGCCGTTCACCCAGCTCAAGGTCCTCCAGATCGTCTTCCTGGCCGTCGTCGCCGGTATCGCCGCCCTCCAGCTGGGCGGCAAGGCCAAGCCGGTCCTCGACCTCGCCGAGTCTGCCCTGGAGCTCCTCCAGAAGGCCCTGTGGTGGGTCATCCGCCTCGCCCCGATCGGCACCATCGGCCTGATCGGCACCGCGATCGCCACGTACGGCTGGGACCTCATCGGCAAGTACGCGACCTTCACCGCCGACATCTACATCGGCTGCGCGCTCGTGATGTTCGGCGTCTACCCGCTGCTGCTCGCCACGGTCGCCAAGGTCAGCCCGCTGCAGTTCTTCAAGGGCGCCTGGCCGGCCATCCAGCTGGCCTTCGTCTCCCGCTCCTCGGTCGGCACCATGCCGGTCACCCAGAAGGTCACCGAGCGCCTCGGCGTCCCGAAGGAGTACGCCTCCTTCGCCGTCCCGTTCGGCGCCACCACCAAGATGGACGGCTGCGCCGCGATCTACCCGGCGCTCGCCGCGATCTTCATCGCGCAGATCTTCGACGTGCAGCTGGGCATCAAGGAGTACCTGCTCATCGTCTTCGTCTCGGTGATCGGCTCGGCCGCTACGGCCGGTCTGACCGGCGCGACGGTCATGCTGACGCTGACCCTCTCCACGCTCGGCCTGCCGCTGGCGGGTGTCGGCCTGCTGATGGCGATCGACCCGATCCTGGACATGATGCGCACGGCCACGAACGTTGCCGGTCAAGCGCTGGTCCCGGTCATCGTCTCGGCCCGCGAGGGAATCCTGGACAAGGAGGCCTACGCGACCGCCTCGGCCTCCCCGCTGGACGAGTCCGCCCCGGTCACGCCGGAGCCGGTCGCCGTGGCCGCCTGACGCCGCCCGCCCGCCCGCCCGCCCGCCCGCCTGCACGCGCCGCAGCCCCGCCCCGTCCGGGCGGGCGGGGCTGCGGCGCGTGTCAGACCGTCTGGCTGCGGGCGTACGCGACCGTCGCCAGCAGGAGCGGCAGTGCGAACCACCACCGGCCCATGGTCCGCCGGAACACCGGGGTGATGGTGATCAGCAGTCCCAGGAGACACAGGGAGAGGGAGAGGCCGGCCACCAGCCGGATGTCGTCCCGCAGGCGGTCGTCGCGGGGGTCCGACTGCATGGCCAGGGCGAGGTAGCAGAGGTACACCGCAGGGACGTAGACGAGGGCGAGCGGGACTCCGAGCACCCAGCGCAGGCAGCCCTGGTCCTCGGGCAGGTCGATGTTCTCGCGGGGGAGCCTCAGCCGAGCGTCGCGATACGGACCCACGCGATCACCCCCAGCACGGCCGGCGGGACGAGCCACCACAGGCCCACCGTCCGGCGGACGGGCGGGAGGAGGGTGATCACGATCGCGCCCGCGCTCAGGAAGAGCGCGATCAGGCACTCCAGTTCGGTCCCGGCGTACCCCTGGTCGTCCCATGCGCCCGCCGGCCCGTAGGCCAGGGCGTAATAGACGACGACGGCGTTCAGCAGGTGGACGAGCGCGAGGGGTGCCCCGATCCACCAGCGGCGGTACGTCATCGCATCGCGTCCTTCACCTTGCCGAGGCTGTCGCCGAAGTCGTTGCCGTAGAACTGGGCCTTCTCCGACTTCCAGTACGGACCGCCGTTGTAGCGGGCGGCGATCTCCCGCATCTGGGCGTCGGTCAGCTGGTCGGCGGGGACGTCGCCGTAGCCGGCCTCGGCCTTGATCTGGGCGAGGAATCCGGCGGCGATGAAAGCATTCTGCCTCGGGTCCTGGAGCGACTCCTCCACCAGGGCCCGCTGATCGCCGGTGAGGTGCGCCGGATCGTAGCCGAGCACCTCGGCGCCGCGGCGGAGCTGGATGGCGATCGGCCCGAAGGAGGTCTCGTCGGGGGTTCCGCCCGCCCGGCTGAAGAGGTTCTCGGGCGTGATGGGACTGAGCGGCGAGTCGGCCAGCTGCCGGATCGTGTCGATGCCGTCGTCGACGATTCCGGGCTGACCGGCGATCTCCTTCCAGGCGATGCCCGCGACCAGTTCCTCGGGCAACCCGGCGTGCTGGGCGGCCGCCCGGAGGATCTCCTTCTTCTGGGAGATCCAGGCCGCCTTCTCCTTGTCGCCGTCCGGCGGGTTCCAGTAGCTGTCGTCGACCTCGGGCAGTCCCGCGATCCGCGTCCGGATGTCGCGCAGCTCCGGAGACATCTCGGTGTTCCCGAGCGGCCCCGTCATCTCCCGCTTCGGACCGCTGCCCGGCAGGTGGGCCAGCGGGCTGGTGCGGGCCTCCGCCGCCTCCCGGCGGATGTCCGCCATCGCGGCGTACAGGTCGGGCCGCTTGCCGCCGCCCTTCACCTGGAAGTCGGGCAGCAACTCGTACGCCTGCTTCAGCGCGTGCACGCACGCGCTGCGCGCCTCCTGCTCGGTGGTCTTCGCCAGGTGGAAGCTGCTGCCCGCGCCGTCATGGAGCCGGTTCGCCTCGTCCCGGATGTCGTCCACGTCCATCGTGACCTCGGCCAGCCAGTCGAAGACCCCGGTCGTCGCCCGCATGTCCTCCCACTGGCGCATCGGCTCCGCCTCCTGCGCGACCTTGGTGATCGCGGTGCCCTTCGTGCCGATCAGCGCGGCGAGCGCACGCTCGGAGCGCTTGCCGTTGCCGTAGTGGGACTTGGCGGTGGCCAGGGCTGCGGCGTAGGCGTTCAGCGCGCTCGCGGCCTTGTCGTAGCCCTCGGCCATGTGGGTCACCAACTGGCGGGCCTCGCCGAGGCGTCGGGTGTACGTGTGGCTGCCGTCGCTCTCCCATTGCGTACCAGTCTCCGCCCGCCGGGCGGGCTCCTCGACCTGGACGAGGAGATCGCGCAGCCGGCGGAACTCGGCGGCGTTGCGCTCGACGAGGGGCGGGTTGCACTCCTCCAGGAACGCGACGTCCTTGTGGTAGCTGAGGCCGCTCATTTGCACTCCGGCGGTACGTACTGCCCCGATTCGAGCAGGTTGTCGAGGAAGGACCGGGCGGTGCCGTCGTCCACGTGGGCGAAGCTGGTGCCGGTGGTCTTGAGACGGGTGGCCAGTCCGGCGAACAGGGCGATCGCGTCCTTGAACTGGTCGTCGGCGAACCGGGCGAAGTGGAGGGCTTCCTTCGAGACGTCCTCGTGCGCGCGGGGCGCGCGGGCCATGGTGCTCGCGTCGCCGTCCGGGCGACCTTCGTGCAGGAGCGCGGCGATCTCGATGAGGAGGTTGGCGTTGCCGTTGATGGACTGGGTTCCGGCCAGCAGACTGCCGGCCGGGCTGCCGCCCGCTTCGGGCGCCACCTGGTTGAGGCGCATCGCGGGTGACTGCTGCCCGGCCAGGGCGGCAGCCTTGTGCTGCGCCCACTCCGCGTCGAACGACATGTGGTTCCCCCCGACTTGACCCGGAACATGCCAGATCATGCTCATGCTAATACGGGGAAAACGGCACCTCTGCCGTCAGGAGAGCTTCCAGAGCCGGATGGTGGAGTCGCTGCTTCCGCTGGCGAGGGTCTTGCCGTCGTGGCTGAAAGCAACCGACGCGACGCCACTGGTGTGGCCGGTGAGGGTGGCGGTGCTGTTGCCCGATTTGACGTCCCAGAGCCGGACGGTGTTGTCGCTGCTTCCGCTGGCGAGGGTTTTGCCGTCGGGGCTGAAGGCCACCGAATCCACGTCACTGGTGTGGCCGGCGAAGGTGTACCTGCTCCAGCGCTCAATGGCGTCCCAGAGCCGGATGGTGTGGTCGCTGCTTCCGCTGGCGAGCCTCTTGCCGTCGGGACTGAAGGCCACCGACCGCACACCACCGGTGTGGCCCATGAGGGGGGCGGTGCTGGTGTGGGAGGCGAGGTCCCAGAGCTGGAGGGTGGTGTCGCCGCTGCCGCTGGCGAGCGTCTTACCGTCGGGGCTGAACGCCACCGAATGCGTTGCGTTGACAGGGTTGGTGAGGGTGGTGGTGCTCGTA from Streptomyces sp. NBC_00190 harbors:
- the mqnP gene encoding menaquinone biosynthesis prenyltransferase MqnP — protein: MMTTADGVVGPGPSPEAGNKVKAFLRLVMIEHSVFALPFAYIAALTAMFQLDRDVHWGRLLLVTTCMVGLRTFAMAANRIIDREIDSRNPRTAGRELVTGAVSVRSAWTGAGIALAVFLGSAALLNPLCLALAPVAVVPMVVYPYGKRFTNFPHAILGLAQAIGPVGAWLAVTGEWSWDAVILGLAVGVWIGGFDLIFGSQDVAADRTEGVKSVPARFGVPAALWGARGAHVVTTALLVWYALATDAGVLFWSGLAIVACAFCYEHTIVKPHDLSRLNRAFFTVNGFIGIALFVCALLDLVGRGLTF
- a CDS encoding DUF4229 domain-containing protein, with protein sequence MSLKPSATIRYTAMRLGIFVGCLVVVSGLVRLGWVPAGLGDANVAWIVLLALVLSAPLSFVLLRKQRDEMSVQISGRVAGAKQKLAENRSQEDLADDAARVNS
- a CDS encoding Lrp/AsnC family transcriptional regulator, producing MDTVDRQLIQALRENGRASYAELGRLVGLSGPSVTDRINRLETAGVITGYRATVAAAELGLGVTALIGISLSDAADHEDVARRLRDLAEIEDCWFIAGDDSFMLKVRASDVDGLEKIIRKLSGTRGVSRTRTTIVLSTKWENRVGELPEEG
- the mqnE gene encoding aminofutalosine synthase MqnE, with product MDAGLKRELEEKVRSGERLTREDGIALYESDDLAWLGGLAHEVRTRKNGDVVHFNVNRHLNMTNVCTASCAYCSFQRKPGEKDAYTMRIEEAVRLAKAMENDSLTELHIVNGLHPNLPWRYYPRSLSELKKALPNVSLKAFTATEIHHFETISGMSASDILDELIEAGLESLTGGGAEIFDWEVRQHIVDHRTHWEDWSRIHRLAHSKGLKTPSTMLYGHIEEPRHRVDHVLRLRELQDETGGFQVFIPLRYQHDFVDMQDGKVRNKLQARTTMATGAEALKTFAVSRLLFDNVPHVKVFWVMHGVQTAQLALQHGADDMDGSVVEYKITHDADNYGTPNKLGREDLLELIREAGFRPVERNTRYEIIREYPGPDAGLRETPQAMRV
- a CDS encoding menaquinone biosynthesis decarboxylase; its protein translation is MAYDDLRSLLRALEREGDLKRIKAEVDPYLEVGEIVDRVNKAGGPALLFENVKGSAMPLAMNVFGTDRRLLKALGLKSYGEISEKIGGLLKPELPQGFIGVREAFGKLGSMVHVPPKKIKGEAPVQEVVLTGDDVDLDQLPALFTWPKDGGSFFNLGLTHTKHPETGVRNLGLYRLQRHDKRTIGMHWQIHKDSRNHYAVAAKRGERLPVAIAFGCPPAVTYASTAPLPGDIDEYLFAGFVAGKRIEMVDCKTVPLQVPANAEVVIEGWLEPGETLPEGPFGDHTGFYTPQEPFPALKIDCVTMRRRPLLQSIVVGRPPTEDGPLGRATERFFLPLLKIIVPDIVDYHLPESGGFHNCAIVSIDKKYPKHAQKVMHAIWGAHMMSLTKLIIVVDADCDVHDLHEVSWRALGNTDYSRDLTVVEGPVDHLDHASYQQFWGGKAGIDATKKLPEEGYTRDGGWPDMVESDPATAALVDRRWKEYGL
- a CDS encoding rhomboid family intramembrane serine protease; the encoded protein is MSTAQDTWTQTGRAKAAAKLMLGWVALLWLIEAVDFATGHALDPYGITARSVDGLSGILTAPFLHFGFAHVAANSVALLIFGFVAALSGIRHFLAVCAIVILGDGIGIWLIAPSHANTAGASGLVFGLFGYLVVRGFVERKALGIAVGVVIAAIWGGSFLLGVLPTDTAVSWQGHLCGLAVGVLTALFFRRPVRPAARGQLV
- a CDS encoding dicarboxylate/amino acid:cation symporter, with protein sequence MSVSATPEGPAKASFKFPFWAQIIAGLALGVLFGWIARSQDVSWLGTTLEKVGDIFIQLLKLAIAPLVFFAILVSITNLRKVNNAARLASRTLLWFMITSLIAVGIGIAIGLLTDPGAGTGLTAADGKEPKKAGSWIDFLTGIVPTDIVTPFTQLKVLQIVFLAVVAGIAALQLGGKAKPVLDLAESALELLQKALWWVIRLAPIGTIGLIGTAIATYGWDLIGKYATFTADIYIGCALVMFGVYPLLLATVAKVSPLQFFKGAWPAIQLAFVSRSSVGTMPVTQKVTERLGVPKEYASFAVPFGATTKMDGCAAIYPALAAIFIAQIFDVQLGIKEYLLIVFVSVIGSAATAGLTGATVMLTLTLSTLGLPLAGVGLLMAIDPILDMMRTATNVAGQALVPVIVSAREGILDKEAYATASASPLDESAPVTPEPVAVAA
- a CDS encoding UbiX family flavin prenyltransferase yields the protein MTERKRTPWVVGVSGASGTPYAAAVLRGLLAAGESVDLVVSRASRLTLLDETGIAFRDAHWRDDLTQWLTYGADGKPGTFAPFEGDVRYWGAGDLAAGPSSGSYPVKGMLIVPASTACVAGVALGLSKDLLQRVASVTLKERRRLVVAVRETPLNGQTLKHLVALDEAGAIVLPASPAFYAGATHIQDLVDFVAGRVLDAAGVPHRLYRRWEGDLGGSRPQG